The Lolium rigidum isolate FL_2022 chromosome 1, APGP_CSIRO_Lrig_0.1, whole genome shotgun sequence region ctttgttttttttttcaccctctgatttttggctatttcctttttcttttgatccctgccgccttggaaacgttgagtaagtctgctagctcatgggactcgcatgtcatcctctatgtccatcaactttattttcttggattttttgaccccctaatttctggctactttccttttcttttgatctcaagccgcatttgaaacgttgggaccgctgctgcaaaatgggacccgcatgtcatcctctatgtaaataaagtttcttttcttggattatcttgggctcctgatattttgtcacttgccttttttttcgatctcatgccgcctttgaaacgttaagtaagcttgctggctcatgggtcccgcatgtcatcctctacgaacaataaaagtttcctttcttggagttagtttttaccctaatttacggctatttgcctttttcttttgatctcctgccccctttgaaacgatgaggacgctattggcaggtcggtcccacatgtcatcctctatgaacaataaaactttcctttgatggatttattttgaacccctaattaatttctggatatttcctttttttcttttgatcctctgccgccttggaatcgttgaggatgctgctgcctcatgggtcccgcatgtcatcctctcagaacggtaaatgtttattttcttggattttgaataccaaatgatttttggcttatttttctttcgatctcctgctagcctttaaaacgttgaggacgtctgtcggctcacgggtcccacatgtcagcctctaacattaaacgccgaggatgcttgcttgcctcatgggtccgcatgttatcctctcggaacgaaaatgtttcttttcttggattttgtaccaacagatttttggtttattttttctttccatccctgccgcctttaaaatgttgGCGATGCTGCTTGGCGCATGGGTCCCAGATGTCGGCCTCCCAgtataagaaacatgtgatatcttgattattttgcggacaataaacggtGTATTTTGCTCcgagctattgcaaagggataaattaaatctttatttttacataaacaaacttatatctctgaatctccttgttttttttctttgcgAGGCAtaagactttcctgttttggaatgggctgaaattgtacgaatcaaaaggcgtccagtgggatagtttgaaggcccagatggccagaagcagcccaattgaaatattccatttcttggattttttgacacccttatttctggctacttcctttttcttttggtcatgtgccgccttggaaacattgagaccgctgctacaaaatgggacccgcatgtcatcctctatgtactataaagattcttttcttagattatttttggctcctgatatttggtcactttccttttcctttcgatctcatgccgcctttgaaacgttgaggaagctgctggctggctcatgggtcccgcatgtcatactctatgaacaataaagtgtccttcattggatttattttttacccctaatttactgGCTATTTaccgttttcttttgatcccctaccccctttgaaacgatgaggacgctatcggcaggtcggtcccacatcctctatgaacaataaaagtttcctatgatggatttatttttgaccccttttgatccctgccgccttggaatcgttgaggatgctgctgcctcatgggtcccgcatgtcagcctctcagaacggtaaatgtttcttttcttggattttttaccaactgatttttggcctttgtctttctatctcctgccgcctttaacacgttagggacgctgccggctcaggggtcccacatgtcagcctctatgaacaataaaccttttgtttgatttattattgacccataatttcttggtatttgcctttttctttcgatctcatgccgcctacgAAACGTTGAGACGctggctggctcatgggtccctgtcgacctctatgaacagtaaaagtttcctttgtttgatttatttttgaccctaattacggctatttgcctttttttatccctaccgcctttgaaactaagaggacggctgctggcccatgggtcccacatctcagcctctacgaacgataaacctttcctttctttttttcgatcccgtgccgccttggaaaatgTGAGACCGCTCTTGCAAaacgggacccatatgtcatcctctatgtacaataaaagtttctttccttggattatttttggcacctgatatatggtcacttgcctttttttcgatcccctgccgcctttgaaacgttgaggacgctgctggctcgtgggtcccacatgtcagcctctatgaacaataaacatttcatttcttggatttatttttgaccgctgATTTAAGAATAGCGTGTGGTAGGAGTCAAAAATGAGAAACTGCTGTTCGGCGAGACCCATGAGCGGCTTGGCCATCTCAACGTTCGGCGAAGCGTATATGGTCGAAAAGGCAGATACCAACATGGGTCAATAAAATCAAACAAAAGATTTATTCATAAGAAGAGCCGGTATGGATCCCTGGCAATCCCTACGGAAGACAAAGGCCAAAAATCAGTTagtaaaaaaaatcaagaaaaagagACATTTGCGATACGAGGAAGAGGCGACATCGAGACCCAGCGGCATCGCGATTCGACGGCAGTCAAAGGTCAAATAAATCCATCATAGAAACAACTGATATAGGTATTGTGCGTCCTCATCGTTCTCAAAGAAATTAGAATCAAAATGAGTAAATAGCGAGGAAATtaagtaaaaaataaatccaatgaaGGCGCTTTATTGTTCATGATGAGCCGGCAACTTCCTCAGCGCGATTTCAAGGCGGCATGGTCGAGGAAAAGGAAAGTGACAACTCGAGGTAAAAATAATCTAAAAAAGATCTTATGAAGCTACATGCGAATTACATTTTGTGATGTTCAAGCGACATGACCAAGAGAAAAGGTAACCGAAatcgcatggaacataagaaattatagatacgtttgagacgtatcagtaaaaaatccaagaaaagaaacattttcgttctaagaggatgacatgcgggacccatgaggcagcagcatcctcagcgtttattgttcatagaggctgacatgtgggacccgtgagccagcagcgtcctcaacgtttaaaaggctgcgggagatcgaaagaaaaaataagccaaaaatcatttggtaaacaaaatccaagaaaagaaacatttaccgttacgagaggatgacatgcgggacccatgaggcagcggcatcctcggcgatttcaaggcggcggggatcaaaagaaaaaaaggaaatatccagaaattgattaggggttcaaaataaatcaatcaaaggaaacttttattgttcatagaggatgacatgtgggaccgacctcccaacggcgtcctcatcgtttcgagagggcgaggagatcaaaagaaaaaggcaaatagccagaaattaggggtcaaaaataactccaagaaagaaaacttttattgtcgtagaggatgacatgcgagacccatgagccagcagcttggtcaacgtttcaaaggcggcatgagatcgaaagaaaaaggcaagtgccaaaatatcaggagccaaagataatccaagaaaaaactttattgtacatagaggatgacatgcgggtcccatttagcagcagcggtctcaatgtttcaaatgcggcttgagatcaaaagaaaaagaaagttgattgtacatagaggatgacatgcgggtcccatgagtcagcagcttacccaacgtttccaaggcggcggggatcaaaagaaaaaggaaatagccaaaaatcgagagggtgaaaaaaaataaagaaaataaacttttatagtacatagaggatgacatgcgggtcccatgagccagcgggttcctcaacgtttcaaacttggcatgagatcgaaagaaaaaggcaagtgaccaaatatgaggagccaaaaataattcaagaaaagaaagttttatagtacatagaggatgacatgagggtcccggttagcggcggcggtatcggcgtttgagaggcggcgggggatcgaaagaaaaaagaaattgccaaaaatcgagagggtgaaaaaaaaccaagaaaatgaacttttatagtacatagaggatgacatgcgggtcccatgagccggcgggttcctcaacgtttcaaacgtggcatgagatcgaaagaaaaggcaagtgaccaaatatcgggagccaaaaataattcaagaaaagaaacatgatttacatagaggatgacatgcgggtcccatttagctgcagcggtatcactgtttgagaggcagcaggggatcgaaataaaaagtcaagtgaccaaatatgaggtgccaaaaaaaatccaagaaaagaaagttttatagtacgtagacgatgacatgcgggtcccatttagcggcagcggtatcagctGTTTGAGAGGcgagcggggatcgaaagaaaaagtcaagtgaccaaatatgaggtgccaaaaaatccaagaaaagaaagttttatagtacatagaggatgacatgcgggtcccatttagcgagcagcggtatcaactgtttgagaggcagcgggtgatcgaaagaaaaagtcaagtgaccaaatatgaggtgccaaaaaaatccaagaaaagaaagttttatagtacatagaggatgacatgcgggtcccatttagcgacagcggtatcactgtttgagaggcagcgggtgatcgaaagaaaaagtcaagtgacgaaatatgaggtgccaaaaaaatccaagaaaagaaagttttatagtacatagaggatgacatgcgggtcccatttagcgacagcggtatcaccgtttgagaggcggcgggggatcgaaagaaaaaggtaagtgaccaaatatgaggtgccaaaaataattcaagaaaagaatgttttatagtacatagaggatgacatgcgggtcccgagttagcgacagcggtatcaccgtttgagaggcggcgggggatcgaaagaaaaaggcaagtgaccaaatttgaggtgccaaaaaaactccaagaaaagaaagttgattgcacatagaggatgacatgcgggtcccatttagcgagcggcggtctcaacgtttccaaggcggcaagggatcaaaagaaaaaggaagtagccagaaatcaggggtcaaaaaaaatccaagaatagaaagaattttggttcatagaggatgacatgcgggacccatgatcctgcatcgtaaacggctcgatcggagaacgttgaacgagatggcgcgatctagaaaaaaaacaatgccagagaggctgccatctgggccctacatccctcggcggtgcggatttgcgttgactcggccggcgaacccgagatttcgagatgcaccacgtcccgggccaccatacgccacgttttggccgctttcgtcgggctaggtggcctcaaaaacgagaaaaaaaaagttttgacatgcaccacggagggaccaaaatcgtcggccatggtacaccagcaaccacggcgcgacttcaacttcgtcggccatggcaacttttcttgtagtgtgcaaGGCTAAAAATACAGGCATAAACCAGCAAGCTTAGCTACTCCAGTGCTCCATGCTCACCGCCGATTTCTTCACACTACATATCCCGGCTATTGTTGCTACTCGCCGCACGGGAGGAACCCCACCTACCACCGCCGGTCCGGCCAAGCGCCGCCTGCCACCGGCCGCCCGCGCACTTTCCGGACGCCGCCCCCGCGTGATTGACCTAGACCGCCCATCGCCCTAGCCTCTTGTGGAGTCGATAAGAACATGAGACGAGCCGCTTGTGAGAAATATGGCAGTCCAACGGGTTTTCTGTCTGTTGGTTCATGGGCTGATGGGCTGGAGTAGTAGGGGTATAGGTAAAACCACCACTAGCTTTAGAGAACCACCACATCAAAATAATATTATGTAAACATCTTTTAGATGTCTAATTTGTGGAAGCTGCATTTTTCATGTTTCATGTCAAGTAAGAGGAAGTTTTAAATGATTCAAACAACAATGAGATCAAGAACTTACCACCTGGCTTTTGAAGGAAGCTCTTAATGAAGAAAATGCAAAATAATCAGAAGTTTGGACACAGCTGATTAAGTAGCATGTGATTTATTTAAAATCCAAAGATAATAAGATTTATCTTCTCTTGGCAGGGAAATCCAAAACCTCACTGGTAAGTGACATACAAGCACAATATCTAGAGGTATAACAAGTTTAGATGCAGGGCAATGCTTAAGATCGCAACTAGTTTCTCCAAATACATTTACTAATAAGTAACACCAGGCCCATATATGTCCTTGTTTTATATTTAATGTATTCAGGTTACCTTTCTATGAAATACCCACTAATATCTACTAATTTCTAACATCATTGCAAGTTTGTAACGGGAAATATATTTACTCCTTTCCACCCTTTTTAATTGTCGTGGTTTGTGCATACCTTATGCCTAAACCCGACCAAAGGAATAGTATAAATTTCATTATTATGCACAAATAAACTTAGCCAACTACCCAATATCATCTTCCGCAACAACTGCAAAAACTGACAAAGAACTTCCACAACAAATGTGGTGAATATTTAGCAGAGGCTTAGTGTTTACTTCAGTGTGCATTTTTCACAATATGCAATTGGCAGCCCCACACTAACTAATTTTCTTGCCGCCATAAAATAACAGTAGCAAAATCACCACTAATAATGTTCTTGCCAAAAAAAAGTTTCCAATTCTCAACACtttcaagaaaaatgaaaaagatCTTTTTAGAAAGTACTCACTCTGgtccattcaaatttgaactaaaacccggAACTATTATAGACCAGAGGGAGTAGAATATTCAACATCTTATTTGTACAGTTCCACTTCATGGTGTAGTCTTGAAAATATCTCAGGCTGGGCTGCATAGACAACATAATTTGAACAGTTGCAGTTTCTAAATAAAATTTGAACAACCAAAATGATAACCATTATTTTAAgaattatgcaaaaatatatccTTAGCAAGTCCACATCTAATACATGCATTCAGGTTAGGACACTATGAAAGCCTAGGAAAAAATATGCATACTGTTGGACTCCATAGATAACATTAGGTATGTTCACTCCGCAATCCATATCTACCTACAGGGTAATAAAATGGAGCTTGCTGATAATCCTCCGGAGGTTGCGAACCCCGAAACCTCCCATTGGAGAGGTCGACACGTGTCCTTGTCAGTCAACAAAGCAACGACGACTACCTccattcttttttttcctttattcTGTTCCCGCCTCCACCAGCACAACACCAATCGAACCCAATCTCctagcatcgtcctccacatgcaCAGTCAGCTGCACCGCCGGTAGCATGTCTACTCCGGCCAGCAGTGCTGCCGCCTGCTTGGCTCCCATGGTAGCACCACCCCATCTATGGAAGTATCGCCGTCGGAGCCTTTGTAGCTTTCGCCATCGCCGCTTGCAGCAACACCGACTATGGCTGGTAGCACCGTCTTTCGCCTATGGCAGCACCATCAGCAGCACCGTCGTCCCGATCGGCCGCACCACCGCCCCGCCGGCAGCACCAGCGTCGCTCGCTAGTAGCAGCCGTGGTTGTCCTTGCAACAGGAGATATCGGCCTTTGCAGCTCCGCCGATCCTTTGTTGCTTTCCCGCCGTCGCTCGCAGCTTCCCCGTCCGCCGCTCGCTGACGCATCACCTTGCAGCATCGACGACCGCCACTTGATGCAGTGTCGGTCTGTTGTCACGGCACCGGCGGCCAAGCCTTGCAGCATCGCCGCTACGCCTCCCCTTCGCCACCATGGCTACAACCCGGCGCCGAATGTATTCGGGAAGAGGACGTGAGGTATGGGGGATCTGGCCATGGCGGAGCTTGCAACACTAGCAGTTGAGGGAGGGAGATGTGAGGAACAACGAGCTGGAGGAGGTGGCAGCGCCTTTCGTGCGCATGGTGGTGGAGCGTGACGGTCGCGCAGAGGGGAATAATGGAGGTGGGAGGCGAAGACTCGGAAGAGGAtaagaaggaagaagaaaagaGGGAAGGAGACACATCCAGTGGTGGGTCCACGAGACACGCGCAACGCTGAGGCGGAGGTTACGAGAGGTTGTGTCTCTGAAGGATAACAATACTTTTCCTAATAAAATTTTGTAGCTCTGCTTTCGTCAAACAGTGACAGATGCTAATAATGGATCAAAGGGGGTGACAAACctctaatgtttttttttttgaacaagggtagGGTGCTGAACACCATAATTGCATTACTCATAGGCATTGTAGAGATACAAACATTGTTCCTGACGGTGGCAATCTGTTAATTGCTACAGATACAAGACAAGAAGATGATCTATGAGCAGGGTTATTGCAAGAACATAAAGGTAAGACTCTAGGTAAGATGACATTGAGAGCTCTGCTGATGTGCATGATCCTTGGATGAAGTAGATGTAGTTTTTCCTGCGATTTTTTTCTAGCGGGAAACCCATCTTCAGTAGGTTCGTTAATTACCTTATGTAACATGAAGTCCATCCTATCTCAAACAGAGAAGAGGTCCGGTCCAAGCATCAAACAAATTGACCATAAACTGAACACAGTATGAGAAACACATCCATGAAACCCAATAAACAATTTGGAGCAGAGAAAGCATCGTTTCGGTTCAGCAGCATCCCGAATGTAACCACATAGAGCACCACTGTCTTTCACCAATTAGAGATCTCCTATAAACCCTAGAAATAATCCCCAAATTGGCTGATGCATCTAATCGTCTACCCGAAATCAGATCGCCCCTCAAAACTGTAACAATTGACACCACGCCACACCAAATTTAGCAAGAAATCTTGGACGAAGGAAACAGATCGCGTGGACGCATCGAGTTCGAGATCCGGTCAAGTATGAGCAGCATCATTTGGGATACACGACAGCCAAACAAAAGATTTGACAGTCAAGATCGAAAGGACTAAACGATTCAGCTTTCCATCAGCAAACACTGAGACCAAGCACAACCAGCTGTTGTCTTCTGGACCGGCAATACATACACCTAACCAAAACACATTTTCTCCCTCCCTATGCTGTGTAGGCTAGGCGCGGCTACTCCTTGGCGgtaggcttcttcttcttcttgggggaCGACTTCGACTCCTtctcagcggcggcggcagccttcTCGGCGGTCTTCTTGGGGAGCAGGACGGACTGGATGTTGGGCAGCACCCCGCCGTTGGCGATGGTGACGCCGGCGAGCAGCTTGCCGAGCTCCTCGTCGTTGCGGATGGCGAGCAGCAGGTGGCGGGGCACGATGCGGCTCTTCTTGTTGTCTTTCGCCGCGTTGCCGGCCAGCTCTAGGACCTGAGGTACGAAGAAAACAGAACCAAGATCAACCGCGTCAGAAACGAACCCATGCGTCGAGCGCGAGATAGAATCGATGGAAAGGACGAAGAGGGAGGCGCATTCGGATAGATTGATCGGTTACCTCTGCTGCGAGGTACTCGAGGACGGCGGCGAGGTAGACGGGGGCGCCGGAGCCGACGCGCTGTGCGTAGCGGCCCTTCTTGAGGAAGCGCCCGATgcggccgacggggaactggagcccGGCCTTGGCGGACCGCGTCACCGCCTTCTTCCTCTCGCCGCCCTTCCTTCCGGCCATCTTCTCCGACGAACTCAAGATGTGGCGTCGGCGGCTGGATCGAAAGGGAGGGCGCGCTGCTCTTTGAACTGTGAGATggatcggcggcgcggcggagacaTTTATACTCCGTGGGATGGTCCGATGGACCAATCAGGGCGCAGGGATTTTTGGTGTGGCCCGGCGCTTCTTTTTCGTTTCGTTTCTTTTCGCGGTGAAAAGGGAACTCCGGTGTGGGCAACCAAATCCGAAGATTGGAAGCCGCGGGAAAAAAGGGATTCTAATGCAAGAATTATTACTTGCTTATTTTAAGATGTGCTTATTGGGAAAATTACATGCGCTGTTTCTTAGTATTTCAGCACTCTGTTTTCAAGAGAGGTTACCGATCCTGATATGGAGGTCATAAATAAAGTTCAACCATGTGTGACAGGGGAAATGAATTCCAGGCTGTGTGCGCCATATACCCGCGAGGAAGTCAAGAAGGCGCTGTTTAATATTGGTGATCTAAAAGCCCCAGGGCCAGATGGCCTTCATGCTATTTTTTATAAAAGATATTGGAGTCTGATTGGGGAGGATCTTACGGATGAGGTGTTAAGTGCTATTAATTCGGGAGTGATTCCAGAAGGTTGGAATAATACCAACGTGGTGCTGATCCCAAAAGTAGATAATCCTGTAAGTATCACTCAGTATAGACCTATCAGCTTATGTAATGTGCTTTACAAGGTGATTTCAAAGGTTCTAGCTGCAAGACTCAAAGTTATATTACCAGAGATTATATCTCCGACACAGAGTGCATTTGTGCCAGGGCGGTTGATTACGGATAATGTGCTAGTAGCTTTTGAATGCTATCATGCTATTAAGAGGAAACGAGAAGGAAAATATGGGACTTGTGCTATCAAGTTGGATATGCATAAGGCTTATGATCGGGTGGAGTGGACTTTCCTACAGAGAATCTTGGTTAGGTTGGGCTTTGATCAAGTGTGGATTAATCTTATTATGTCTTGTGTGCAATCAGTAAAATACCAAGTGCGTTTCAATGGGAAGGAGACAGAACAATTTGCGCCATCCAGGGGTTTAAGACAGGGGGATCCTCTCTCCCCATACTTATTTCTTCTATGTGCAGAAGGTCTCTCAAGTCTGTTGAATTATGAGGAGGAAGCGGGAAACATTTTGGGAGTCAAAGTTTGTAGAGCTGCGCCGGCGGTGTCACATTTATTGTTCGCTGATGACTCCCTTATCCTGATGAGAGCGGATATTCAGAATGCAAGAAGCCTTAAAAAAGTACTAGAGGATTACTG contains the following coding sequences:
- the LOC124707505 gene encoding protein H2A.6-like, which gives rise to MAGRKGGERKKAVTRSAKAGLQFPVGRIGRFLKKGRYAQRVGSGAPVYLAAVLEYLAAEVLELAGNAAKDNKKSRIVPRHLLLAIRNDEELGKLLAGVTIANGGVLPNIQSVLLPKKTAEKAAAAAEKESKSSPKKKKKPTAKE